In Juglans microcarpa x Juglans regia isolate MS1-56 chromosome 8D, Jm3101_v1.0, whole genome shotgun sequence, the following are encoded in one genomic region:
- the LOC121243629 gene encoding serine protease SPPA, chloroplastic-like: MPVEKMEEFAQGRVWTGKDAASRGLIDAIGGLSRAIAIAKLKANIPQDRRVTVVELSRPSPSLPEILSGIGNTLVGVDRTLKVLLEELTFSDGVQARMDGIIFQRLEGYAYANPIFTLLKDYLSSL, encoded by the exons ATGCCT GTGGAAAAGATGGAAGAGTTTGCACAAGGAAGGGTTTGGACGGGTAAGGATGCAGCTTCCAGAGGCTTGATTGATGCTATTGGTGGACTTTCTCGAGCTATAGCTATAGCAAAACTGAAGGCTAATATACCTCAAGACAGACGG GTTACTGTAGTGGAGCTTTCAAGACCCTCCCCTAGTCTTCCAGAGATCTTAAGTGGCATAGGGAATACTCTTGTTGGAGTTGACAGAACACTGAAAGTACTGCTGGAAGAATTGACATTTTCTGATGGAGTTCAAGCCCGGATGGATggaattatttttcaaagactGGAGGGATATGCTTATGCCAATCCCATCTTCACTTTGCTCAAGGATTACCTGAGTTCCCTCTAA